The following proteins come from a genomic window of Lolium rigidum isolate FL_2022 chromosome 5, APGP_CSIRO_Lrig_0.1, whole genome shotgun sequence:
- the LOC124657026 gene encoding caldesmon-like — protein sequence MALSASRPQLLVRPFLRGFHASAQALARVEPHDFSKPSEYLGSWEPSAAGDPREAWARLERLRKRYAHDVRGLRRQYAYEVQLLEAERQRKAEARAEAARIANEERKAAKAAAAQTRAAERRAFELDFRQALMKERAQKLESWREKEKLKAQKKAEDRELLRRKSSMWVAEDKLETKVLQAIMHTTPL from the exons ATGGCGCTCTCCGCCTCCCGTCCGCAGCTCCTCGTACGTCCCTTTCTTCGCGGCTTCCACGCCTCTGCGCAGGCTCTGGCGAGGGTGGAGCCGCACGATTTCTCGAAGCCGAGCGAGTACCTCGGGAGCTGGGAGCCCTCGGCGGCGGGCGACCCCCGGGAGGCATGGGCGCGACTGGAGCGGCTGCGCAAGAGGTACGCGCACGACGTGCGGGGTCTGCGGCGGCAGTACGCCTACGAGGTGCAGCTGCTAGAGGCCGAGCGGCAGCGCAAGGCGGAGGCCCGCGCCGAGGccgcccgcatcgccaacgaggagcgcaaggctgccaaggccgccgccgcgcAGACGCGGGCAGCCGAACGACGCGCTTTCGAGCTCGATTTCCGCCAGGCGCTT ATGAAAGAAAGAGCTCAGAAGCTGGAGAGCTGGAGAGAGAAGGAGAAGCTGAAAGCGCAGAAGAAAGCGGAAGACAGGGAGCTCTTGCGCAGGAAGAGCTCTATGTGGGTTGCTGAGGATAAACTGGAAACCAAAGTTCTTCAGGCTATCATGCATACCACACCTCTCTGA
- the LOC124654385 gene encoding DDT domain-containing protein PTM-like, translated as MEVDDTSIQAQAQKGVVLALMREGATSPGETKMEVDDIPDAVASQVKMEDQRPTAPAATLQVKVKQEEGDCLVGRYVSRAADGKRISLGKVASYDSTTAVYSVVFEDGQEEELGIARLRELLMSEENGASGMKVSCRKRKLDLVVSSGSAAAVKGPPTTRQKVDASQQSGSGSDASEDLESSSNSSDSAKELPAEPSPPVQAPELPPSSGDIDVPEESVSHLLSVYNFLRSFSVQLFLSPFGLDDFVASINCSGQSTLLDAVHVSLLRALRRHLETKSSDGSELASNCLKHLDWALLDALTWPNLLLEYLYVMGCMKTLGGKSFGRNLLAIEYYKLPVAMKLRVLQILCDHAIDSEELKTELEAREAYNEEMDEIDSGTFSEVLTRPSRASAYKKIEGFQNLETAPVVANPEAAVANASLDGNSDDCRICGMDGTLVCCDGCPWAYHSRCIGLNKAFLPKEQWFCPECVVNKLGPTSSRIERGARGAQMFGIDMCGRLFLGSCNYLLVIGASSDADSYARYYNQYDVVKVIQVLAFSDAYTEICRRITEYWPHLLDVFQNERSKRGKDTGASHALQGNTLLSLTPRKAEDGRVGAALKEGGESKTPVLPQVNMQHEFVVNQFTVSSAEQVEEQKCMVTSVDAVSEKNSVQTPLAQNNVYTAPVNGAFGSSGPSSVSHQNGSVVTGFSNIMHAPPTHGLIRPDSSAFCSGIDNGTPKHDVGGSILVKADSLCPSYQSKHPFGNVTGGKPAKLSSFKPQAYMNLYNHGNIAASAAANLALLTSDEGKVSAAQIITNPRKKMAADCALQVKAFSSAAAQFVWPSTEKKVMEVPRDRCGWCLACKSSAIGNKKACFLNLATVNASKGSARIFSAMHVIRSSESHFPSIVAYLTNMEESLRGLLVGSLQDMQQRQRWHKQLQEASNCRTIIPLLLELENNIRGIAFSASWLKLMDDWPVKSPGVSAGPSRSAAYQKRGTGGKRGRKRSLAFESATATDDDKSWKEVNWWNGGILSKRILQRGALPISAIRKAARQGGKKKMEGLSYHEASIFPRRTRQFAWRACVGLSCSSSQLALQVRYLDAHIKWKEFILPDQISSDGKSSDADYSALRNAVVCDKKIVDGNIRYALKFTNQKHLPVRITKNILEAEDNEDENGKLWFSESHVPLYLVRDFEQGAGVSSSPSPGMIICNSSTYFYQRPVKAFIGDIFYYLFHKGDVYPCASCKKDVAFRDVVNCSSCQGHCHKECTSGSASSMICKLCLQKRNLILANKKKNASQVLLQQKSNGQLPVTAPKIIFRVGSSHSSEPAMNAKAHLDTKVQAQPVTKVEAQPITKVETQTIGKMETHPIPKVQAWPVTNVATQNIAEVQVQPKKTKTKKPKPEKPRKPKKVQVITYFGLVWKKHINDSGGEDFRANDVILKGKDGIGSSVKPDCCLCNKPYSPDFLYVRCERCQKWFHGDALQLKEEKITDVVQYRCCRCRRRAIPQCPHSDDYREPEPELSEQTAAMSSQSTMLSGEETFAVADQDPLLASYGIVEPIGDETINSGLSMNMPSLTPGNNQKLSIRRAQVKNSEYLDQAGTPANGYYVQNQPPGNANIDFSHMNEFSLSETDGVDASELLGWDFAQGNGYAAAPDYGTNSQWNDSSGGSFVADEYEPQTYFSFTELLEAEDTQLDNTFGMSTSLQNDGNLTGSFDQQGASFDEFSFMVEDESSNMHFPANDASIVELACHKCKIPQPPPDLKCSSCGLHVHRHCSPWQDSEQPADSANWRCGTCRDWP; from the exons ATGGAGGTGGATGACACAAGCATCCAAGCGCAAGCACAAAAGGGTGTTGTGCTGGCCTTGATGAGGGAGGGAGCGACCTCACCGGGCGAAACAAAGATGGAGGTAGATGACATCCCGGATGCCGTGGCGAGTCAGGTGAAGATGGAGGATCAGCGGCCCACAGCGCCTGCCGCCACCCTTCAGGTGAAGGTCAAGCAGGAGGAGGGGGATTGCTTGGTGGGACGCTACGTCAGCCGGGCCGCTGACGGCAAAAGGATCAGCCTTGGCAAGGTCGCGTCGTACGACAGCACCACAGCGGTCTACAGCGTCGTGTTTGAGGATGGGCAGGAGGAGGAGCTGGGGATTGCTCGGCTCCGGGAGCTGCTCATGTCGGAGGAGAACGGCGCGTCCGGCATGAAGGTCAGCTGCAGGAAGAGGAAGCTGGACCTGGTGGTTTCCTCAGGGAGCGCCGCCGCGGTGAAAGGTCCGCCAACTACTAGACAGAAGGTTGACGCGTCGCAGCAGAGCGGGTCTGGCTCTGATGCCTCGGAGGATTTGGAGTCCTCGAGCAATTCATCGGATTCTGCCAAAGAGTTGCCAGctgagccatcccctccggttcagGCCCcagagttgccgccgtcgtcgggcgACATTGATGTGCCGGAGGAGTCGGTCAGCCATCTTCTTTCTGTGTATAACTTCCTTCGGTCCTTCAGCGTGCAGCTGTTCCTCAGCCCATTTGGGCTGGACGATTTTGTTGCGTCCATCAATTGCTCTGGCCAGAGTACGCTGTTGGATGCGGTGCATGTCTCGCTGCTCCGTGCGCTGAGGCGGCATCTCGAGACTAAATCCTCTGACGGATCAGAACTTGCTTCAAATTGCTTAAA GCATCTGGATTGGGCGTTGCTAGATGCATTGACTTGGCCAAATTTGTTACTGGAGTACCTCTATGTAATGGGTTGCATGAAGACTCTAGGGGGTAAGAGTTTTGGTAGAAACCTCTTGGCCATTGAATATTATAAGCTCCCTGTCGCGATGAAGCTTAGGGTCCTGCAAATACTCTGCGACCATGCAATTGATTCCGAAGAACTCAAAACTGAACTGGAGGCACGGGAAGCCTACAATGAGGAAATGGACGAGATCGATTCTGGTACATTTTCAGAGGTCCTGACTAGACCCTCGAGGGCTTCTGCTTACAAAAAGATTGAAGGCTTCCAGAATTTGGAAACTGCTCCAGTCGTAGCAAATCCAGAAGCTGCTGTAGCAAATGCATCTCTCGATGGCAACAGTGATGATTGCCGAATATGTGGAATGGATGGGACTCTGGTATGTTGTGATGGCTGCCCATGGGCATATCACTCAAGATGTATTGGTCTCAACAAAGCGTTTCTCCCCAAGGAACAGTGGTTCTGTCCAGAATGTGTGGTTAACAAGCTTGGGCCAACATCTTCAAGGATAGAGCGTGGGGCAAGAGGAGCTCAAATGTTCGGCATTGACATGTGTGGGAGACTCTTCCTGGGATCCTGCAACTATTTGCTGGT GATTGGAGCATCTTCGGATGCAGACTCTTATGCAAGATATTACAATCAGTATGATGTTGTCAAGGTCATTCAAGTACTTGCCTTTTCAGATGCATATACAGAAATATGCAGGAGAATAACAGAGTACTGGCCGCACCTACTGGATGTATTTCAGAACGAGAGATCAAAAAGAGGGAAAGATACTGGTGCAAGCCATGCTCTACAAGGCAATACGTTGCTGAGTCTTACTCCAAGAAAAGCAGAAGACGGCAGGGTTGGTGCAGCCTTAAAAGAGGGTGGGGAGAGTAAGACACCAGTACTTCCTCAAGTAAATATGCAGCACGAGTTCGTGGTTAATCAATTTACAGTGAGCTCTGCCGAACAAGTGGAGGAACAAAAATGCATGGTGACTAGTGTAGATGCTGTCAGTGAGAAGAACAGCGTACAAACTCCTTTagctcaaaacaatgtatatactGCACCAGTGAATGGAGCTTTTGGATCCTCTGGGCCGTCCTCAGTTTCTCATCAGAATGGTTCCGTGGTAACAGGTTTCTCTAACATAATGCATGCACCGCCAACACATGGGTTAATTCGTCCGGATTCATCCGCCTTCTGTTCAGGGATTGATAATGGCACGCCCAAACACGATGTTGGGGGCTCCATTTTGGTTAAGGCAGACTCCCTTTGTCCATCCTATCAAAGCAAACATCCATTTGGAAATGTGACTGGTGGCAAGCCAGCTAAATTATCATCATTTAAACCTCAGGCTTACATGAATTTGTACAATCATGGCAATATTGCAGCATCTGCCGCCGCTAATCTAGCTCTTCTTACATCAGATGAAGGTAAAGTTTCAGCAGCCCAAATCATCACAAATCCAAGGAAGAAAATGGCTGCTGACTGTGCTCTGCAAGTAAAAGCATTTTCCTCAGCAGCCGCTCAATTTGTTTGGCCAAGTACTGAAAAGAAGGTTATGGAAGTCCCAAGAGATAGATGTGGTTGGTGCCTTGCCTGTAAAAGCTCGGCAATTGGAAATAAAAAGGCTTGTTTTCTTAATTTAGCCACCGTGAATGCTTCTAAAGGATCTGCTCGAATTTTTAGTGCCATGCATGTAATCAGAAGTTCTGAGAGCCATTTCCCCAGCATCGTTGCTTATCTGACCAACATGGAGGAGAGCTTGCGTGGCCTTTTAGTGGGTTCTCTACAAGACATGCAGCAGAGACAACGGTGGCATAAACAGCTACAAGAagcttccaactgcagaactatAATACCCCTCTTGCTTGAA TTGGAGAATAATATTCGTGGCATAGCATTTTCTGCAAGCTGGTTGAAGCTAATGGATGACTGGCCTGTGAAATCTCCTGGTGTATCCGCCGGACCATCACGATCTGCAGCATACCAAAAACGTGGAACTGGTGGAAAGCGGGGCAGAAAACGTTCGTTGGCATTTGAATCTGCTACTGCTACCGATGATGATAAGAGCTGGAAAGAGGTGAATTGGTGGAATGGAGGAATATTGTCTAAACGTATTTTGCAGAGGGGCGCTCTTCCGATTTCAGCCATAAGAAAAGCTGCTCGTCAAG GTGGTAAAAAAAAGATGGAAGGTCTATCTTATCATGAAGCTTCCATTTTTCCAAGACGTACTCGGCAGTTTGCTTGGAGAGCATGTGTTGGATTAAGCTGTAGTTCATCTCAACTTGCTCTGCAG GTTAGATACCTTGATGCCCATATAAAATGGAAGGAATTCATCCTTCCGGATCAAATTTCTTCAGATGGAAAAAGTTCAGATGCTGACTATTCTGCTCTCAGAAATGCAGTAGTTTGTGATAAAAAAATAGTGGACGGTAACATAAGATATGCACTTAAGTTTACAAACCAGAAGCATCTTCCTGTGCGTATAACCAAGAATATTTTGGAAGCAGAAGATAATGAGGATGAGAATGGTAAATTGTGGTTTTCTGAAAGCCATGTCCCACTGTACTTGGTACGAGATTTTGAGCAGGGAGCTGGGGTTAGCTCCTCACCTAGTCCAGGAATGATAATCTGTAACAGTTCCACCTATTTCTACCAACGGCCAGTAAAGGCATTCATTGGAGATATCTTTTATTATCTCTTTCACAAGGGAGATGTATATCcctgcgcctcatgcaagaaggaTGTTGCCTTCAG GGACGTCGTAAACTGTAGCTCTTGTCAAG GCCATTGCCATAAAGAGTGCACATCAGGATCTGCTTCCAGTATGATATGCAAATTATGCCTTCAGAAGCGTAATCTCATCCTCGCAAACAAGAAGAAAAATGCAAGTCAAGTGCTGCTTCAACAAAAGAGCAATGGCCAGCTGCCAGTGACTGCTCCCAAAATAATCTtcagggttggttcttcccattcTTCTGAACCAGCCATGAATGCTAAAGCCCATCTAGACACTAAGGTTCAAGCTCAGCCAGTTACAAAGGTGGAAGCCCAGCCAATCACAAAGGTGGAAACCCAGACCATCGGGAAGATGGAAACCCACCCAATACCGAAGGTGCAAGCTTGGCCTGTCACAAATGTGGCAACTCAAAATATTGCAGAGGTGCAGGTTCAGCCAAAAAAGACTAAAACTAAGAAACCAAAGCCAGAGAAGCCGAGAAAACCTAAAAAGGTTCAAGTGATCACATACTTTGGTCTCGTTTGGAAGAAACATATTAATGACAGTGGTGGAGAAGATTTCAGGGCAAATGATGTAATCCTAAAAGGGAAGGATGGTATAGGTTCTTCAGTAAAACCAGATTGCTGTCTCTGTAACAAACCTTATAGTCCAGATTTCCTGTATGTCCGCTGTGAGAGGTGCCAAA AGTGGTTTCATGGTGATGCTTTGCAACTTAAGGAAGAAAAAATAACTGACGTGGTTCAGTACCGATGCTGTAGATGCCGAAGGAGAGCCATACCACAATGTCCTCATTCAGATGATTATAGAGAGCCTGAACCAGAACTCAGTGAACAAACAGCTGCTATGTCGTCGCAGTCAACTATGCTCTCTGGTGAGGAGACTTTTGCTGTTGCTGATCAAGACCCACTTCTTGCTTCATATGGAATAGTTGAACCAATTGGGGATGAAACGATAaattctggtttatcaatgaacatGCCAAGTCTTACCCCTGGAAATAATCAGAAATTATCCATAAGAAGGGCACAAGTTAAAAATTCTGAGTATCTTGATCAAGCTGGCACACCCGCGAATGGGTATTATGTTCAGAACCAACCTCCAGGGAATGCAAACATTGATTTCAGTCATATGAATGAATTTTCTTTGTCGGAGACTGATGGTGTGGATGCTTCAGAGCTATTGGGGTGGGATTTTGCCCAAGGAAATGGATATGCTGCTGCTCCTGATTATGGTACTAATTCCCAGTGGAATGACAGTAGTGGTGGCAGCTTTGTGGCTGATGAATATGAACCCCAAACTTATTTCTCGTTCACAGAGTTGCTCGAAGCAGAGGATACTCAGCTTGATAACACATTTGGGATGTCTACCAGTCTGCAAAATGATGGTAACTTGACAGGAAGCTTTGATCAGCAAGGGGCCAGTTTTGATGAATTTTCTTTCATGGTAGAAGATGAGTCTTCAAATATGCACTTCCCAGCAAATGATGCATCCATTGTGGAGTTAGCGTGCCACAAGTGCAAGATCCCTCAACCGCCACCTGATCTCAAATGTTCGTCTTGTGGCCTGCACGTACACCGTCACTGTTCACCTTGGCAGGATAGTGAACAGCCTGCTGATAGTGCCAATTGGAGGTGTGGCACTTGCCGGGACTGGCCATGA
- the LOC124651947 gene encoding leucine-rich repeat receptor-like protein kinase PXC1, producing the protein MALRFLVVMGFFFAAAAAAAAPRPEPEVKPSDTDALAMFRHAADAHGILAANWSTPDACAGRWTGVGCSSDGRRVTSLSLASLDLRGSLDPLSHLAELRALDLRGNRLNGTLDALLRGTPNLRLLYLSRNDLSGAVPDALARLPGLVRLDLADNSLRGPIPAAALANLSALLTLRLQDNLLTGLLPDVAAALPRLADFNASNNQLSGRVPDAVRAKFGLASFAGNAGLCGLAPPLPSCSFMPREPAPTSPSTTPASSSSQSVVPSNPAASSSSSSVASSSPALATPEGGAGKGGLSTGAIAGIAVGNGLFLLALLSLLVAYCCCSAGGGSETAKKRKRGGRVGLEDGDGGMFGKGMQPARPGSAGRCSDGGDSDGARSKLVFFGVDGEGGGNDDADDDGGSDSSAGRRASGGWTSQQQGRRSKFELEELLRASAEMVGRGSLGTVYRAALGDGRMVAVKRLRDANPCARDEFHRYMDLIGRLRHPNLVPLRAFYYAKQEKLLIYDCLPNGNLHDRLHGHQMSGETPLDWTTRVRLLLGAARGLACIHREYRDSAIPHGNVKSTNVLLDKNGDACVADFGLALLLSPAHAIARLGGYIAPEQAGDHKRLSQEADVYSFGVLVLEALTGKVPAQHLQPLPDAAGGHGQRKDKQAAVSLPEWVRSVVREEWTAEVFDVELLRYKNIEEEMVAVLHIALACVALLPEQRPSMADVVKMIESVPVDQSPLPEEDISMSPSIGITTDDGVSY; encoded by the exons ATGGCTCTGCGGTTCTTGGTGGTCATGGGGTTCTTCTTTGCTGCTGCGGCGGCCGCTGCGGCACCGCGGCCGGAGCCGGAGGTGAAGCCGAGCGACACGGACGCGCTGGCCATGTTCCGCCACGCAGCCGACGCGCACGGCATCCTGGCCGCCAACTGGAGCACGCCCGACGCCTGCGCCGGCCGCTGGACCGGCGTGGGGTGCTCCTCCGACGGCCGCCGCGTCACCTCGCTCTCCCTCGCGTCGCTCGACCTGCGCGGCTCCCTCGACCCGCTCTCCCACCTCGCCGAGCTCCGCGCGCTCGACCTCCGCGGGAACCGCCTCAACGGCACCCTCGACGCGCTCCTCCGCGGCACCCCCAACCTCAGGCTCCTCTACCTCTCCCGCAACGACCTCTCCGGCGCCGTCCCGGACGCCCTCGCGCGGCTCCCCGGCCTCGTCCGCCTCGACCTCGCCGACAACAGCCTGCGCGGGCCCATccccgccgccgcgctcgccaaCCTCTCCGCCCTCCTCACCCTCAGGCTCCAGGACAACCTCCTCACCGGCCTGCtcccggacgtcgccgccgccctgcCCCGCCTCGCCGACTTCAACGCCTCCAACAACcagctctccggcagggtgcccgaCGCTGTGCGCGCCAAGTTCGGCCTCGCCTCCTTCGCTGGTAACGCCGGCCTCTGCGGgctggcgccgccgctgccgtcctGCTCTTTCATGCCGCGCGAGCCTGCCCCGACCTCGCCGTCCACCAccccagcctcctcctcctcgcagtCCGTGGTGCCGTCCAACCCGgctgcctcctcctcgtcgtcttccGTTGCTTCGTCCTCACCGGCACTGGCCACACCCGAGGGAGGAGCTGGCAAGGGGGGCCTGAgcactggcgccattgccgggataGCCGTCGGAAATGGCCTCTTCTTGCTCGCACTGCTCTCGCTTCTCGTCGCGTACTGCTGCTGCAGCGCCGGCGGTGGTAGCGAGACGGCCAAGAAGAGGAAAAGAGGCGGCCGCGTGGGCCTGGAGGACGGAGACGGCGGGATGTTCGGCAAAGGGATGCAGCCAGCTCGCCCAGGCAGCGCGGGCCGGTGCAGCGACGGCGGCGACAGCGACGGAGCACGCAGCAAGCTGGTGTTCTTCGGAGTggacggcgaaggcggcggcaatGACGACGCTGACGACGACGGGGGCAGCGACAGCAGCGCCGGCCGGAGGGCGAGTGGTGGCTGGACATCGCAACAGCAGGGGAGGAGGAGCAAGTTCGAGCTGGAGGAGCTGCTTCGCGCGTCGGCGGAGATGGTCGGCCGTGGCAGCCTCGGGACCGTGTACCGCGCGGCGCTGGGCGACGGCCGCATGGTGGCCGTGAAGCGGCTGCGCGACGCCAACCCCTGCGCCCGCGACGAGTTCCACCGGTACATGGACCTCATCGGCCGTCTCCGCCACCCGAATCTCGTCCCCCTCAGGGCATTCTACTACGCCAAGCAGGAGAAGCTCCTCATCTACGACTGCCTCCCAAACGGCAACCTCCATGATCGCCTCCACG GACACCAGATGTCAGGAGAAACGCCGCTGGACTGGACGACGAGGGTGAGGCTGCTGCTCGGCGCGGCGCGCGGGCTGGCGTGCATCCACCGGGAGTACCGCGACTCTGCCATACCCCACGGCAACGTCAAGTCCACCAACGTCCTGCTCGACAAGAACGGCGACGCCTGCGTCGCGGACTTCGGCCTGGCGCTGCTGCTCAGCCCTGCGCACGCCATCGCTCGCCTCGGCGGCTACATCGCGCCGGAGCAGGCGGGCGACCACAAGCGCCTCTCGCAGGAGGCGGACGTGTACAGTTTCGGCGTCCTCGTCCTGGAGGCACTGACCGGGAAGGTGCCGGCGCAGCACCTGCAGCCGCTGCCGGACGCCGCCGGTGGCCACGGACAGAGGAAAGACAAACAGGCGGCGGTGAGCCTCCCTGAGTGGGTGCGGTCAGTGGTTCGGGAGGAATGGACGGCGGAGGTGTTCGACGTGGAGCTGCTCCGGTACAAAAACATCGAGGAGGAGATGGTGGCGGTGCTGCACATCGCGCTCGCGTGCGTGGCACTGCTGCCGGAGCAGAGGCCCTCCATGGCCGATGTGGTGAAGATGATTGAGAGCGTGCCCGTGGATCAGTCGCCGCTCCCGGAGGAGGACATCTCGATGTCGCCGTCCATCGGCATCACCACGGACGACGGTGTCAGCTACTAG